A genomic segment from Sulfitobacter mediterraneus encodes:
- the fusA gene encoding elongation factor G has translation MARDYPLDRYRNFGIMAHIDAGKTTCSERILYYTGKSHNIGEVHDGAATMDWMEQEQERGITITSAATTTFWERTEDGATADTPKHRMNIIDTPGHVDFTIEVERSLAVLDGAVAVLDANAGVEPQTETVWRQADRYKVPRIVFVNKMDKIGADFFNCVHMIQDRTGATPCPIQIPIGSETELEGMVDLVTMEEWVWAGEDLGASWEKRPIRDSLKELADEWRAKMIEVAVEMDDDAMENYLMDGAEPDVPTLRRLIRAGTLAIKFIPVLCGSAFKNKGVQPLLNAVIDYLPSPMDVVDYMGFKPGDETETRNIARRADDNMAFSGLAFKIMNDPFVGTLTFTRIYSGVLNKGDTLLNSTKQRKERVGRMMMMHSNDREEITEAFAGDIIALAGLKDTTTGDTLCAVNDPVVLETMTFPDPVIEIAVEPKTKADQEKMGIGLQRLAAEDPSFRVETDLESGQTIMKGMGELHLDILVDRLKREFKVEANIGAPQVAYRETISREAEITYTHKKQSGGSGQFAEVKMILMPTEPGEGYSFESRIVGGAVPKEYIPGVEKGIQSVMDSGPLAGFPVIDFKVALIDGKFHDVDSSVLAFEIAARMGMREGMKKAGAKMLEPIMKVEVVTPEEYTGGIIGDLTSRRGQVQGQDTRGNAIAIDAFVPLANMFGYINTLRSMSSGRANFTMQFDHYEAVPQNISDEIQAKFA, from the coding sequence ATGGCACGCGACTATCCGCTAGACCGCTATCGCAACTTCGGCATCATGGCTCACATTGATGCCGGCAAGACCACATGTTCCGAACGTATCCTGTATTATACAGGCAAATCCCACAACATCGGTGAGGTGCATGATGGCGCCGCCACGATGGACTGGATGGAGCAAGAACAGGAACGTGGTATCACCATCACTTCCGCTGCGACCACCACGTTCTGGGAGCGTACAGAGGACGGCGCAACGGCGGACACGCCCAAGCACCGGATGAACATCATCGACACGCCTGGCCACGTTGACTTCACTATCGAAGTTGAGCGTTCCTTGGCTGTTCTCGACGGCGCTGTTGCTGTTCTGGACGCCAACGCCGGTGTCGAGCCGCAAACCGAAACCGTTTGGCGCCAGGCCGACCGTTATAAAGTTCCACGTATCGTGTTCGTCAACAAGATGGACAAAATCGGCGCGGACTTCTTCAACTGCGTTCACATGATCCAAGACCGTACAGGTGCCACACCTTGTCCGATCCAGATTCCAATCGGGTCAGAAACCGAATTGGAAGGCATGGTTGATCTGGTCACCATGGAAGAATGGGTCTGGGCCGGTGAAGACCTCGGCGCATCCTGGGAAAAACGCCCGATCCGCGACAGCTTGAAAGAGCTGGCCGACGAATGGCGCGCCAAAATGATCGAAGTCGCCGTCGAAATGGACGATGACGCGATGGAAAACTACCTGATGGACGGTGCTGAGCCGGATGTGCCAACACTGCGCCGTTTGATCCGTGCCGGTACTCTGGCCATCAAATTCATCCCCGTTCTGTGTGGCTCCGCGTTCAAGAACAAAGGCGTTCAGCCGCTGCTCAACGCGGTGATCGACTATCTGCCATCCCCGATGGATGTTGTTGACTACATGGGCTTCAAGCCAGGCGATGAGACAGAAACACGTAACATTGCCCGCCGCGCGGACGATAACATGGCGTTCTCTGGCCTTGCGTTCAAAATCATGAACGACCCGTTTGTGGGTACACTGACGTTCACACGCATCTACTCTGGTGTGTTGAACAAAGGTGACACGCTTCTGAACTCCACCAAGCAGCGTAAAGAGCGCGTTGGCCGGATGATGATGATGCACTCCAACGACCGTGAGGAAATCACCGAAGCATTCGCAGGCGACATCATCGCGCTGGCGGGTCTGAAAGACACCACAACAGGTGACACGCTTTGCGCCGTCAACGATCCTGTGGTTCTGGAAACAATGACCTTCCCTGATCCGGTGATCGAGATCGCGGTTGAGCCAAAAACGAAGGCTGACCAAGAGAAAATGGGCATTGGCCTTCAGCGTTTGGCTGCCGAGGATCCATCCTTCCGTGTTGAGACTGATCTGGAATCCGGTCAGACCATCATGAAGGGCATGGGCGAACTTCACCTCGACATCCTTGTGGACCGTCTGAAGCGTGAATTCAAAGTTGAAGCGAACATCGGTGCGCCTCAGGTTGCTTATCGTGAGACCATCTCTCGTGAAGCTGAGATCACTTACACCCACAAGAAACAGTCCGGTGGTTCCGGTCAGTTTGCTGAAGTGAAAATGATCCTGATGCCAACCGAGCCAGGCGAAGGTTATTCGTTTGAGAGCCGCATCGTTGGTGGTGCTGTTCCAAAGGAATACATCCCGGGTGTTGAAAAAGGTATCCAGTCGGTCATGGACTCCGGTCCGCTGGCGGGCTTCCCTGTGATCGACTTCAAAGTGGCCCTGATCGACGGTAAGTTCCATGACGTTGACTCCTCGGTTCTGGCGTTCGAAATCGCGGCCCGTATGGGTATGCGCGAAGGCATGAAAAAAGCCGGCGCGAAAATGCTTGAGCCGATCATGAAAGTCGAAGTTGTCACGCCTGAAGAATACACAGGCGGCATCATCGGCGATCTGACATCCCGTCGCGGTCAGGTACAGGGTCAGGACACCCGCGGTAACGCGATTGCCATCGACGCCTTCGTGCCTCTGGCGAACATGTTCGGCTACATCAACACCCTGCGTTCGATGTCTTCTGGTCGTGCGAACTTCACCATGCAGTTCGACCACTACGAAGCCGTTCCTCAGAACATCTCTGACGAGATTCAGGCAAAGTTCGCGTGA
- the rpsG gene encoding 30S ribosomal protein S7, with product MSRRHAAEKREVLPDAKYGDLVLTKFMNNLMIDGKKSVAERIVYSAMNRVEDKIKRAPIEVFHEALENIQPSVEVRSRRVGGATYQVPVEVRPERRQALAIRWLIKAARSRNENTMEERLAGELLDAVQSRGTAVKKREDTHKMADANKAFSHYRW from the coding sequence ATGTCACGCCGTCACGCCGCTGAAAAACGCGAAGTACTGCCAGACGCCAAGTATGGTGATCTGGTTCTGACAAAATTCATGAACAACCTGATGATTGACGGTAAGAAATCCGTCGCTGAGCGCATTGTCTATAGCGCGATGAACCGCGTTGAAGACAAGATCAAACGCGCGCCCATCGAAGTGTTCCACGAAGCGCTTGAAAACATCCAGCCATCCGTCGAAGTGCGTTCGCGCCGCGTTGGTGGTGCGACGTATCAGGTACCTGTCGAGGTGCGCCCCGAGCGCCGTCAGGCTCTGGCGATCCGCTGGTTGATCAAAGCGGCCCGTTCGCGCAACGAGAACACCATGGAAGAGCGCCTCGCAGGCGAGCTTCTGGACGCTGTTCAGTCCCGCGGCACCGCGGTGAAAAAGCGCGAAGACACGCACAAGATGGCCGACGCCAACAAAGCGTTCAGCCACTACCGCTGGTAA
- the rpsL gene encoding 30S ribosomal protein S12, with product MPTIQQLIRKPRQPKIKRSKSMHLQECPQKRGVCTRVYTTTPKKPNSAMRKVAKVRLTNGFEVISYIPGESHNLQEHSVVLIRGGRVKDLPGVRYHILRGVLDTQGVKDRKQRRSKYGAKRPK from the coding sequence ATGCCAACGATCCAGCAGCTGATCCGCAAACCGCGGCAGCCTAAAATCAAACGATCCAAATCCATGCACTTGCAAGAGTGCCCACAAAAGCGCGGCGTATGTACGCGCGTTTATACAACCACTCCTAAGAAACCGAACTCCGCGATGCGGAAAGTGGCCAAAGTGCGCCTGACAAACGGTTTCGAAGTGATCTCCTACATTCCCGGTGAAAGCCACAACCTTCAGGAACACTCTGTGGTTCTGATCCGCGGCGGTCGTGTAAAAGACCTTCCCGGTGTGCGTTACCACATCCTGCGCGGTGTTCTGGATACTCAGGGCGTTAAAGACCGTAAGCAGCGCCGTTCCAAGTATGGCGCCAAGCGTCCCAAGTAA
- a CDS encoding putative rhamnosyl transferase translates to MQAIGICRFSYPGDGGFQVEHDSLKARMDYLYAPARMEERFTTFETMMLPPLRAQTDGDFTLAVVIGDSLPAPYRDRLEALLADMPQAVILPRAPGPHRKVMQDAINSVRRFDDAPCLQFRMDDDDAVACTYVEKLRQAARDVAPMAARHRHIAIDFNQGYIVQPGPDGLLAAPTKAPYATAALALMIRHDLPLSVMNFAHMKVGRKMPTVTFTGEDMLLRGHNAYNDSRQKPGIKQPDFAPLDAAGQTHFKKTYNIDAGKVAAAFAALPSAAR, encoded by the coding sequence ATGCAAGCCATCGGCATTTGCCGCTTTTCCTACCCCGGTGACGGCGGGTTTCAGGTTGAACATGACAGCCTCAAGGCGCGGATGGACTATCTATATGCCCCTGCCCGCATGGAAGAACGCTTTACCACCTTCGAGACAATGATGCTGCCGCCCTTGCGCGCCCAGACAGATGGTGATTTCACACTGGCCGTGGTGATCGGCGACAGCCTGCCTGCCCCGTACCGCGACCGGCTTGAGGCGCTATTGGCCGATATGCCGCAGGCGGTGATCTTGCCCCGCGCCCCCGGCCCGCACCGCAAAGTGATGCAAGACGCCATCAACAGCGTCAGGCGATTCGATGACGCGCCGTGCCTTCAATTCCGCATGGACGACGATGATGCCGTGGCCTGCACCTATGTCGAAAAACTACGTCAAGCCGCCCGCGATGTTGCACCGATGGCGGCCCGGCATCGACATATCGCAATAGATTTCAACCAAGGCTACATCGTGCAGCCCGGACCGGACGGCCTGTTGGCGGCGCCCACCAAAGCGCCCTATGCTACTGCGGCATTGGCCCTGATGATCCGCCATGATTTGCCGCTCAGTGTGATGAACTTCGCCCATATGAAGGTGGGGCGCAAAATGCCCACTGTCACTTTCACAGGTGAGGATATGCTGCTGCGGGGGCACAACGCCTATAACGATTCCCGGCAAAAGCCCGGCATCAAGCAACCGGATTTTGCGCCGCTCGATGCTGCGGGCCAAACGCACTTCAAAAAGACCTATAACATAGATGCAGGCAAGGTCGCGGCGGCCTTTGCCGCGCTGCCCTCAGCTGCCCGCTAG
- a CDS encoding DMT family transporter produces the protein MSPNLVGALLMMASMACFVVSDAVLKLTGGAVPLFQLLFLRGLISCALILATKGRLGALHFDIARRDWVLIMIRAVTEALIAYFFLTALFNMPLANLTAILQCVPLTVTLASALFLREAVGWRRMVAIAVGFIGVLLIVKPGADGFNVWSLYAVIAMLGVTFRDLITRKLSPSVPSMTVTLVTALTVLIAAGLASLTEPWVAVDPSVGLLIAASAVLVLGGYFFSIHVMRIGDVSFIAPFRYTGLVWALLLGFVFFGEWPGWMTLTGAGIVVGTGIFTLYRERKLAGS, from the coding sequence ATGTCGCCAAATCTGGTGGGTGCGCTGTTGATGATGGCGTCAATGGCCTGTTTTGTGGTGAGCGATGCGGTGCTCAAACTGACCGGCGGCGCGGTGCCGCTGTTTCAACTTTTGTTTTTGCGGGGGCTGATCTCCTGCGCGTTGATCCTTGCCACGAAAGGGCGTTTGGGCGCCTTGCATTTCGATATTGCGCGGCGCGATTGGGTGCTGATCATGATCCGCGCGGTGACCGAAGCCTTGATCGCATACTTCTTTCTTACGGCGCTGTTCAACATGCCTTTGGCGAACCTGACAGCGATTTTGCAATGTGTGCCTCTGACCGTGACACTGGCATCGGCGCTCTTTCTGCGGGAGGCCGTGGGTTGGCGGCGGATGGTTGCGATTGCGGTTGGCTTTATCGGGGTGCTGTTGATCGTCAAGCCGGGGGCGGACGGGTTTAACGTCTGGTCCCTTTATGCCGTGATCGCGATGTTGGGCGTGACCTTCCGCGATTTGATCACCCGCAAGTTGTCGCCATCGGTGCCGTCGATGACGGTCACTTTGGTCACGGCGCTGACAGTTCTGATTGCGGCTGGTCTGGCGTCGTTGACAGAGCCCTGGGTGGCGGTTGATCCATCTGTTGGGCTGCTGATTGCCGCCTCGGCGGTGCTGGTTCTGGGCGGTTACTTCTTTTCCATTCACGTGATGCGGATCGGTGATGTCTCCTTTATCGCGCCGTTCCGGTACACAGGGCTGGTCTGGGCGTTGCTGCTGGGCTTTGTGTTTTTTGGCGAATGGCCCGGATGGATGACATTGACCGGAGCAGGGATCGTTGTCGGAACCGGGATCTTCACGCTTTACCGTGAGCGCAAACTAGCGGGCAGCTGA
- a CDS encoding glycosyltransferase produces MAQAHRIQIKGLIRFSYLSENGFAHSAQGIEKTRATLYDPERLNRRFALFERLALHSLAIQDDPDFSVAILIGDSLPDAARQRLENLLVDFKQAHIVALPPMVHIQAVKQAYAALPDQAKATHIATFRQDDDDAMHRSTLARIRSLGGALLQTRETKRPFVIGFNRGFYFDPSAPEPITEWYERTPLGIGLAMIAAKGDPATIFRRNHRQLTEYYDCYTETTRPMFIRSVHQDNDSAASTTGRRGQLRPAGIRRNLREGFDLTPEMLEGF; encoded by the coding sequence ATGGCACAGGCACATCGGATACAGATCAAAGGGCTGATACGGTTTTCATACCTGTCCGAAAACGGCTTTGCCCATTCGGCGCAAGGGATCGAGAAAACCCGCGCAACACTTTATGATCCGGAGCGGCTCAACCGGCGGTTTGCGCTGTTTGAACGTCTGGCACTGCATTCACTGGCGATACAGGATGATCCGGATTTTTCGGTGGCGATCCTCATTGGAGACAGCCTGCCCGATGCGGCGCGGCAACGGCTTGAGAACTTGCTGGTGGATTTCAAACAGGCCCATATCGTTGCCCTGCCGCCGATGGTGCATATTCAAGCCGTGAAGCAGGCATATGCCGCGCTGCCCGATCAGGCCAAGGCGACCCATATTGCGACGTTCCGGCAAGATGACGATGACGCGATGCACCGCAGCACGCTGGCCCGCATTCGCAGTTTGGGCGGCGCGTTGTTGCAAACCCGCGAGACCAAGCGGCCCTTTGTGATCGGGTTTAACCGAGGTTTCTACTTTGATCCCTCGGCGCCTGAACCGATCACCGAATGGTATGAACGGACGCCGCTGGGCATCGGGCTTGCGATGATTGCGGCGAAGGGAGATCCGGCCACCATTTTCCGGCGCAATCACCGGCAATTGACCGAATACTACGATTGCTACACAGAAACGACGCGGCCGATGTTTATCCGATCGGTGCATCAGGACAACGATTCAGCGGCCTCTACCACGGGGCGGCGCGGGCAGTTGCGCCCGGCGGGGATCCGGCGCAACTTGCGCGAGGGGTTCGATCTGACCCCTGAAATGCTGGAAGGGTTCTAA
- a CDS encoding FAD-dependent monooxygenase, with protein sequence MQYHYDGFHPGDPSVKPQAKAADFDRSAVDVLIIGCGPAGLTLAAQLAQFSDISTRIVERKSGPLEMGQADGIACRSMEMFEAFGFADRVKKEAYWVNETCFWRPAQDGGIARVDRIKDVEDDLSEMPHTILSQARVHDFFLEEMAKAPSRLTPDYDLELDGLRIECGGTHPVMAQLRGLNGAADEVVRGKYVVGCDGARSAVRKAMGLRLEGQSARQLWGVMDVLAITDFPDIRLKCAIQSADAGSMLIIPREGGTMVRLYIELDALKDDERAADRNVTSDMLIQRAGAILSPYRFEVKEVVWCSAYEIGQRVSARFDNLGGALNSGDDPHVFIAGDACHTHSPKAGQGMNVSMADTFNLGWKLAAVLRGQAPSALLKSYSEERQAKAQELIDFDRDMAKLFSSKDRKSSDEATFQAYFQKHGRYTAGVETRYDPSLVIAGGCDQSLAAGLPVGARFHSAPVIRLADAKPMQLGHMVRADGRWRVILFAPEGDTGVADGAVADACDALSAGPITKVTIAGADRDAVIDLRAVFQQGHRQLDLGMMPAALRPSKGRLGLTDYEKIFCADHSGAGDVFDMRGIDRQRGAIVLVRPDQFVAGVYSLSNHAGLSAFLDQVLLPAPSLP encoded by the coding sequence ATGCAGTACCATTATGATGGGTTTCACCCCGGCGATCCCAGTGTGAAACCTCAGGCCAAAGCCGCAGACTTTGATCGGTCTGCGGTGGATGTTCTGATCATCGGCTGTGGCCCAGCGGGCCTGACCCTTGCGGCCCAGCTTGCGCAATTTTCTGATATCTCGACCCGCATAGTGGAGCGCAAATCAGGACCGCTTGAGATGGGGCAAGCCGATGGGATTGCCTGCCGGTCGATGGAGATGTTCGAGGCATTCGGTTTTGCAGATCGGGTCAAGAAGGAAGCCTATTGGGTGAACGAGACCTGTTTTTGGCGTCCCGCTCAGGACGGGGGTATCGCCCGCGTGGACAGGATCAAAGATGTCGAAGATGATCTGTCGGAAATGCCGCATACCATTCTCAGTCAGGCCCGTGTGCATGATTTCTTTCTTGAGGAAATGGCCAAAGCGCCCAGCCGGCTAACGCCCGATTATGATCTGGAGCTGGATGGGCTGCGCATTGAATGTGGTGGGACGCATCCGGTAATGGCGCAGCTGCGCGGGCTTAACGGGGCTGCGGACGAAGTGGTGCGGGGGAAATATGTTGTGGGCTGTGATGGTGCCCGCAGCGCGGTGCGCAAAGCCATGGGTCTGCGCCTTGAGGGGCAATCCGCACGGCAGCTTTGGGGTGTGATGGATGTGCTGGCGATCACGGATTTTCCCGATATCCGGCTGAAATGTGCGATCCAATCTGCCGATGCGGGCAGCATGCTGATCATTCCGCGTGAGGGCGGGACCATGGTCCGGCTGTATATTGAACTAGACGCGCTCAAAGATGATGAGCGCGCGGCGGACCGCAATGTGACCTCGGATATGTTGATCCAAAGGGCAGGTGCAATCCTGTCGCCCTATCGCTTTGAGGTGAAAGAGGTTGTTTGGTGCTCGGCCTATGAGATCGGGCAAAGGGTCTCGGCGCGGTTCGACAATCTGGGCGGGGCTCTGAACAGCGGGGACGATCCGCATGTGTTTATCGCAGGTGACGCCTGCCATACTCACAGCCCCAAGGCGGGGCAGGGCATGAACGTGTCGATGGCCGATACATTCAATCTGGGTTGGAAACTCGCCGCCGTTCTGCGCGGGCAGGCGCCGTCAGCGCTTCTGAAAAGCTACTCGGAGGAACGGCAGGCAAAAGCGCAAGAGTTGATAGATTTCGACCGCGATATGGCCAAACTCTTCAGCTCGAAAGACCGCAAATCCAGTGATGAGGCGACGTTTCAGGCGTATTTTCAAAAGCATGGCCGCTACACAGCGGGTGTAGAAACGCGATATGATCCATCGCTGGTCATTGCAGGGGGATGTGATCAAAGCCTTGCCGCTGGATTGCCTGTCGGGGCGCGGTTTCACTCTGCACCGGTAATCCGTTTGGCGGATGCCAAGCCCATGCAGCTTGGTCATATGGTCCGGGCTGACGGGCGTTGGCGGGTGATCCTTTTTGCGCCTGAGGGGGATACCGGCGTAGCGGACGGGGCAGTGGCGGATGCCTGTGATGCGCTTTCGGCTGGTCCGATAACCAAGGTGACAATTGCCGGCGCAGACCGCGACGCGGTTATTGATCTGCGGGCCGTTTTCCAACAAGGCCACCGGCAGTTGGATCTTGGCATGATGCCAGCGGCCTTGCGGCCCTCTAAGGGGCGGCTGGGGTTGACTGATTATGAAAAGATTTTCTGCGCGGATCATTCCGGGGCAGGGGATGTTTTTGATATGCGCGGCATTGATCGGCAGCGGGGTGCGATCGTGCTGGTCCGACCCGACCAGTTTGTGGCGGGGGTCTATTCCTTGTCAAATCACGCAGGACTTTCGGCTTTTCTGGATCAGGTGCTTTTGCCAGCCCCGTCTTTGCCCTAG